The proteins below are encoded in one region of Apium graveolens cultivar Ventura chromosome 4, ASM990537v1, whole genome shotgun sequence:
- the LOC141720667 gene encoding putative clathrin assembly protein At5g35200 isoform X1 translates to MSGGGTQSSLRKALGAIKDSTTVNLAKVNSDYKELDINIVKATNHVERPAKERHIRAIFAAISATRPRADVAYCIHALARRLSKTHNWAVALKTLIVIHRALREVDPTFQEELINYGRSKGHMLNMAHFKDDSGPNAWDYSAWVRTYALFLEERMECFRVLKHDVETDRPRTKDLDTPELLDQLPALQQLLFRVLGCQPQGAAIHNFVIQLALSMVASESIKIYNAITDGTVNLVDKFFEMNRQDALKALEIYRRAGQQAERLSEFYEICKSVDVGRGERFIKIEQPPASFLQAMEEYVREAPRASTARKDLQAIDAPKEILAIEYEKSPEVLEKRPPSPPPPEPEPVKVATPAVQPPDLLGLDDPVPEAASLDEKNALALAIVPVDNQATTTGLDLANGATGWELALVTAPSSNESAVASSKLAGGLDKLTLDSLYDDAIVRSNQNVSSNPWEQPQMANFMMPQTAYDPFYASNNIAAPHLVQMAAMNQQQSAFMLQQQQQQQMMMMMNPQQQQPQNPFDSPYGANAYSHAPGMPVQYYNPYTGLR, encoded by the exons ATGTCGGGAGGTGGTACACAGAGTAGTTTAAGAAAAGCACTTGGAGCTATCAAGGATTCCACAACTGTCAATTTGGCTAAAGTGAATAGTGACTATAAG GAGTTGGACATCAACATTGTTAAAGCAACTAATCATGTCGAGCGCCCTGCTAAAGAAAGGCACATTAGAG CTATTTTTGCTGCCATCTCTGCTACGAGGCCTCGTGCTGATGTTGCTTACTGCATTCATGCTCTTGCAAGACGCTTATCGAAGACACATAATTGGGCG GTTGCCTTGAAAACATTGATTGTTATTCATCGAGCTCTGAGGGAAGTGGACCCCACGTTTCAGGAAGAACTTATAAATTATGGCAGGAGCAAAGGGCATATGCTCAACATGGCTCACTTTAAAGATGACTCTGGTCCTAATG CATGGGATTATTCTGCATGGGTTCGCACCTACGCATTGTTTTTGGAAGAGCGGATGGAATGCTTCAGGGTGTTGAAACATGACGTCGAAACAGATCGCCCG AGAACCAAAGATTTGGATACCCCCGAGTTGCTTGATCAGTTACCAGCTTTGCAACAACTACTTTTCCGTGTTTTAGGCTGTCAG CCTCAAGGAGCAGCAATCCATAATTTTGTGATTCAGCTAGCACTTTCTATG GTTGCTTCAGAAAGTATCAAGATTTATAATGCCATAACCGATGGTACAGTTAATTTGGTTGACAAG TTCTTTGAGATGAATCGACAAGATGCTCTCAAGGCTTTGGAGATCTACAGGAGGGCAGGGCAGCAG GCAGAGAGATTGTCGGAGTTTTACGAAATATGTAAAAGTGTTGATGTTGGACGTGGAGAAAGGTTCATTAAAATCGAACAG CCACCTGCATCATTTCTACAAGCAATGGAGGAGTATGTGCGAGAAGCTCCTCGTGCTTCCACTGCTCGCAAGGACTTG cAGGCAATTGATGCACCCAAAGAAATATTAGCCATTGAGTATGAAAAATCTCCAGAAGTACTGGAGAAACGTCCACCATCCCCACCTCCGCCTGAACCAGAACCGGTTAAAGTGGCAACTCCTGCTGTTCAACCACCGGATTTGCTG GGTTTGGATGATCCTGTTCCAGAGGCTGCTTCTTTAGACGAGAAGAATGCTTTGGCTTTGGCTATTGTACCAGTCG ACAACCAAGCAACTACAACTGGACTAGATCTGGCGAATGGAGCGACAGGATGGGAATTAGCACTTGTTACTGCTCCAAGCTCTAATGAGAGTGCTGTGGCTTCAAGCAAGCTT GCTGGAGGGTTAGACAAGCTTACACTTGACAGCCTGTACGATGACGCAATTGTAAGAAGCAACCAGAATGTTAGTTCCAACCCGTGGGAGCAACCTCAAATGGCCAATTTCATGATGCCACAGACAGCATATGACCCATTCTACGCTTCCAACAATATTGCAGCACCGCATCTTGTGCAGATGGCAGCAATGAACCAGCAGCAGTCAGCTTTTATgttgcagcagcagcaacaacagcagatgatgatgatgatgaatcCCCAACAACAGCAGCCCCAAAACCCCTTTGACAGCCCGTATGGTGCTAATGCATACTCCCACGCTCCTGGTATGCCCGTTCAATACTATAATCCCTATACAGGACTAAGGTAG
- the LOC141720667 gene encoding putative clathrin assembly protein At5g35200 isoform X2 yields MSGGGTQSSLRKALGAIKDSTTVNLAKVNSDYKELDINIVKATNHVERPAKERHIRAIFAAISATRPRADVAYCIHALARRLSKTHNWAVALKTLIVIHRALREVDPTFQEELINYGRSKGHMLNMAHFKDDSGPNAWDYSAWVRTYALFLEERMECFRVLKHDVETDRPRTKDLDTPELLDQLPALQQLLFRVLGCQPQGAAIHNFVIQLALSMVASESIKIYNAITDGTVNLVDKFFEMNRQDALKALEIYRRAGQQAERLSEFYEICKSVDVGRGERFIKIEQPPASFLQAMEEYVREAPRASTARKDLAIDAPKEILAIEYEKSPEVLEKRPPSPPPPEPEPVKVATPAVQPPDLLGLDDPVPEAASLDEKNALALAIVPVDNQATTTGLDLANGATGWELALVTAPSSNESAVASSKLAGGLDKLTLDSLYDDAIVRSNQNVSSNPWEQPQMANFMMPQTAYDPFYASNNIAAPHLVQMAAMNQQQSAFMLQQQQQQQMMMMMNPQQQQPQNPFDSPYGANAYSHAPGMPVQYYNPYTGLR; encoded by the exons ATGTCGGGAGGTGGTACACAGAGTAGTTTAAGAAAAGCACTTGGAGCTATCAAGGATTCCACAACTGTCAATTTGGCTAAAGTGAATAGTGACTATAAG GAGTTGGACATCAACATTGTTAAAGCAACTAATCATGTCGAGCGCCCTGCTAAAGAAAGGCACATTAGAG CTATTTTTGCTGCCATCTCTGCTACGAGGCCTCGTGCTGATGTTGCTTACTGCATTCATGCTCTTGCAAGACGCTTATCGAAGACACATAATTGGGCG GTTGCCTTGAAAACATTGATTGTTATTCATCGAGCTCTGAGGGAAGTGGACCCCACGTTTCAGGAAGAACTTATAAATTATGGCAGGAGCAAAGGGCATATGCTCAACATGGCTCACTTTAAAGATGACTCTGGTCCTAATG CATGGGATTATTCTGCATGGGTTCGCACCTACGCATTGTTTTTGGAAGAGCGGATGGAATGCTTCAGGGTGTTGAAACATGACGTCGAAACAGATCGCCCG AGAACCAAAGATTTGGATACCCCCGAGTTGCTTGATCAGTTACCAGCTTTGCAACAACTACTTTTCCGTGTTTTAGGCTGTCAG CCTCAAGGAGCAGCAATCCATAATTTTGTGATTCAGCTAGCACTTTCTATG GTTGCTTCAGAAAGTATCAAGATTTATAATGCCATAACCGATGGTACAGTTAATTTGGTTGACAAG TTCTTTGAGATGAATCGACAAGATGCTCTCAAGGCTTTGGAGATCTACAGGAGGGCAGGGCAGCAG GCAGAGAGATTGTCGGAGTTTTACGAAATATGTAAAAGTGTTGATGTTGGACGTGGAGAAAGGTTCATTAAAATCGAACAG CCACCTGCATCATTTCTACAAGCAATGGAGGAGTATGTGCGAGAAGCTCCTCGTGCTTCCACTGCTCGCAAGGACTTG GCAATTGATGCACCCAAAGAAATATTAGCCATTGAGTATGAAAAATCTCCAGAAGTACTGGAGAAACGTCCACCATCCCCACCTCCGCCTGAACCAGAACCGGTTAAAGTGGCAACTCCTGCTGTTCAACCACCGGATTTGCTG GGTTTGGATGATCCTGTTCCAGAGGCTGCTTCTTTAGACGAGAAGAATGCTTTGGCTTTGGCTATTGTACCAGTCG ACAACCAAGCAACTACAACTGGACTAGATCTGGCGAATGGAGCGACAGGATGGGAATTAGCACTTGTTACTGCTCCAAGCTCTAATGAGAGTGCTGTGGCTTCAAGCAAGCTT GCTGGAGGGTTAGACAAGCTTACACTTGACAGCCTGTACGATGACGCAATTGTAAGAAGCAACCAGAATGTTAGTTCCAACCCGTGGGAGCAACCTCAAATGGCCAATTTCATGATGCCACAGACAGCATATGACCCATTCTACGCTTCCAACAATATTGCAGCACCGCATCTTGTGCAGATGGCAGCAATGAACCAGCAGCAGTCAGCTTTTATgttgcagcagcagcaacaacagcagatgatgatgatgatgaatcCCCAACAACAGCAGCCCCAAAACCCCTTTGACAGCCCGTATGGTGCTAATGCATACTCCCACGCTCCTGGTATGCCCGTTCAATACTATAATCCCTATACAGGACTAAGGTAG